From Pontibacter actiniarum, a single genomic window includes:
- the lepB gene encoding signal peptidase I: MNVKFWDKKAETKEPKKKKSFAREWGDAILFAVIAASLIRWATFEAYTIPTPSMEKSLLVGDFLFVSKLHYGPRTPMTPLQVPLTHQTIWGTNIPSYSDAIQLKPHRLPGFSEVKRNDVVVFNFPPEEQHPADLRTNYIKRAIGLPGDSLQVKDLQVYINGKAIENPEKMQYKYLLVPNMQLSDKFFQDRNINLHDVQLFENGYVVDATPEVAKEMASLDFIKDVILLKSLPGKAEAEVFPFKPSLYEWNKDNYGPIYIPQEGATVAITPETLPFYERVILDYEHNDNAEVREGKLYLDGQEVKQYTFKQNYYFMMGDNRHNSLDSRYWGYVPEDHIVGKAVMIWMSTNPEGSFFDKIRWNRLFKVIE; encoded by the coding sequence ATGAACGTTAAATTCTGGGACAAGAAAGCAGAAACAAAGGAGCCTAAGAAAAAGAAGAGCTTTGCCCGCGAATGGGGCGACGCCATCCTTTTTGCCGTCATAGCGGCAAGCCTTATCCGGTGGGCCACCTTTGAGGCTTATACCATTCCAACGCCATCCATGGAGAAATCCCTGCTGGTGGGCGACTTCCTGTTTGTGAGCAAGCTGCACTACGGCCCGCGCACGCCCATGACACCGCTGCAAGTGCCCCTGACGCACCAAACCATCTGGGGCACCAACATCCCCTCCTACTCCGATGCTATCCAGCTAAAGCCGCACCGCCTGCCGGGCTTTTCAGAAGTTAAACGCAACGATGTGGTAGTGTTCAACTTTCCTCCGGAAGAGCAGCACCCGGCCGACCTGCGCACCAACTATATCAAGCGCGCCATTGGTTTGCCCGGCGACTCCCTGCAGGTGAAGGACCTACAGGTGTACATCAATGGCAAGGCTATTGAGAACCCCGAGAAGATGCAGTACAAGTACCTGCTCGTGCCAAACATGCAGCTGTCGGACAAATTCTTCCAGGACCGCAACATCAACCTGCACGATGTGCAGCTTTTTGAAAACGGGTACGTAGTGGATGCCACGCCGGAAGTGGCTAAAGAAATGGCCTCGCTGGACTTCATCAAGGATGTTATCCTGCTTAAGAGCCTGCCAGGCAAGGCCGAAGCAGAGGTTTTCCCGTTCAAGCCAAGCCTGTACGAGTGGAACAAGGATAACTACGGGCCGATCTACATTCCGCAGGAAGGCGCCACGGTAGCCATTACGCCGGAGACACTGCCCTTCTACGAGCGGGTGATCCTGGACTACGAGCACAACGATAACGCCGAGGTGCGCGAGGGCAAACTCTACCTGGACGGGCAGGAGGTGAAGCAGTATACCTTTAAGCAGAACTACTACTTCATGATGGGCGACAACCGCCACAACTCCCTTGACTCCCGCTACTGGGGCTATGTGCCCGAAGACCATATTGTGGGCAAGGCTGTGATGATCTGGATGTCAACCAACCCGGAAGGGAGCTTCTTTGACAAGATCCGCTGGAACCGCCTGTTCAAAGTAATTGAGTAA
- the arsC gene encoding arsenate reductase (glutaredoxin) (This arsenate reductase requires both glutathione and glutaredoxin to convert arsenate to arsenite, after which the efflux transporter formed by ArsA and ArsB can extrude the arsenite from the cell, providing resistance.): MLKIYHNNRCSKSRQTLELIHNAGQEVEVVEYLKTPPSAAELRGLLQKLNMRPEQLLRKGEAVYKEQFKGKSLTDEEWIQAMAAHPVLIERPIVVKDQKAVLGRPPENVQELL, from the coding sequence ATGCTGAAGATATACCACAACAACCGTTGTAGCAAGAGCCGCCAAACCCTGGAGCTGATTCATAACGCCGGCCAGGAAGTAGAGGTGGTGGAGTACCTGAAAACGCCGCCTAGCGCTGCAGAGCTGCGCGGCTTGCTGCAGAAACTGAACATGAGGCCGGAGCAGTTGCTGCGTAAAGGCGAAGCTGTTTACAAGGAGCAGTTCAAAGGCAAAAGCCTGACAGACGAGGAATGGATACAGGCCATGGCCGCACATCCTGTGCTGATAGAGCGCCCGATTGTAGTGAAGGACCAGAAAGCTGTGTTGGGCCGCCCGCCTGAAAATGTGCAGGAGCTGCTGTAA
- a CDS encoding ParA family protein → MGKIIAVANQKGGVGKTTTAINLAASLAALEYKTLLVDADPQANATSGLGFDPATITSSIYECMVEDVKAEDIILQSPNIEFLDLIPSHIDLVGAEVEMINMDNREEKMRVALSSLKQQYDYIIIDCSPSLGLITVNSLTAADSVVIPVQCEYFALEGLGKLLNTIKIIQSRLNTELAIEGILLTMYDVRLRLSNQVVEEVKTHFQQMVFDTIIPRNVKLSESPSFGIPALLHDAESKGALSYLNLAREIAEKNSVVLAK, encoded by the coding sequence ATGGGAAAGATTATAGCGGTTGCAAACCAGAAAGGTGGCGTAGGAAAAACCACGACGGCTATTAACCTCGCAGCCAGCCTGGCAGCCTTAGAATATAAAACGCTTTTAGTAGACGCCGACCCGCAGGCCAACGCCACATCGGGCCTCGGTTTTGACCCTGCCACCATCACCAGCAGCATTTACGAGTGCATGGTGGAGGACGTAAAGGCGGAGGATATTATCCTGCAGTCGCCGAACATCGAGTTTCTCGACCTCATCCCCTCGCACATCGACTTGGTGGGCGCCGAGGTGGAGATGATCAACATGGACAACCGGGAGGAGAAGATGCGCGTGGCGCTGAGCAGCCTCAAGCAGCAGTACGACTACATCATCATTGACTGCTCCCCCTCGCTGGGCCTGATTACGGTGAACTCTCTCACCGCCGCAGACTCCGTGGTGATACCGGTGCAGTGCGAGTACTTTGCCCTGGAGGGCTTAGGCAAGCTCCTGAATACGATCAAGATCATCCAGTCGCGCCTGAATACGGAGCTGGCCATAGAGGGCATTCTGCTCACGATGTACGATGTGCGTCTGCGCTTGAGTAACCAGGTGGTGGAAGAGGTGAAAACGCACTTCCAGCAAATGGTATTCGACACGATCATCCCAAGAAACGTGAAACTAAGCGAGTCGCCAAGCTTTGGCATACCAGCGCTGCTGCACGATGCCGAGAGCAAGGGAGCCTTGAGCTACCTGAACCTGGCCCGCGAGATAGCAGAGAAGAACAGCGTAGTGCTGGCGAAATAA
- a CDS encoding metal-dependent hydrolase produces MKITYYGQSCFLFEIGENRVLFDPFISPNELASSINVDDIKADYILLSHGHQDHVHDAEQIARNNNSTIIATFEITNWYGAKGLENLHPMNTGGKVTLPFGTVKMVNAVHSSSLPDGTYAGTAAGFVVETENKTFYYAGDTALTYDMKLIPEQFDVDFALLPIGDNFTMDVHDAMIAADFVQVDKVIGMHFDTFPYIKIDKEEVMEVAQMADKELILMEIGQTIEL; encoded by the coding sequence ATGAAAATAACGTACTACGGCCAGTCTTGCTTCTTATTTGAAATCGGAGAGAACCGCGTGTTATTCGACCCCTTCATCTCCCCTAACGAGTTAGCATCCAGCATAAACGTAGACGATATTAAGGCAGACTACATTCTGCTTTCGCACGGCCACCAGGACCACGTGCACGATGCCGAGCAGATTGCCAGAAACAATAACAGCACCATCATCGCCACCTTCGAGATAACGAACTGGTACGGCGCCAAAGGGCTGGAGAACCTGCACCCGATGAACACGGGCGGTAAAGTGACCCTGCCTTTCGGAACGGTTAAAATGGTGAACGCCGTCCACTCCAGCTCTTTGCCAGACGGCACTTACGCCGGCACCGCTGCGGGCTTTGTGGTGGAAACAGAGAACAAGACTTTTTACTACGCCGGCGACACCGCCCTCACCTACGATATGAAGCTCATTCCGGAGCAATTCGACGTGGATTTTGCCCTGCTGCCAATCGGGGACAACTTCACTATGGATGTGCATGACGCCATGATTGCGGCCGACTTCGTGCAGGTAGACAAGGTGATCGGCATGCACTTTGACACCTTCCCGTACATCAAAATTGACAAGGAGGAAGTAATGGAGGTGGCGCAGATGGCAGACAAGGAACTTATATTGATGGAGATAGGTCAAACGATTGAACTATAA
- a CDS encoding ParB/RepB/Spo0J family partition protein: MSDNKNSAAKRKGGLGRGLGSLLEGNKYTGKTESSTTNDVNTIADIAIEYIQTNPYQPRTHFDQAALEELAESIKVQGIIQPITVRQLGPNSYQLISGERRYQASKIAGLTVIPAFIRKADDQQMLEMALIENIQRENLNAIEIALSYQRLLTECSLKQEELGDRVGKKRTTVTNYLRLLKLPPDIQIALRDNVISMGHARALINIDTIEQQLDVFKEVVAKELSVRKVEELVRNLQNAKKKPDAQQKLQFGKYDEELKSVESKLTSQFGTKIQVKANNDGKGEIKIPFVSVDELNRILEILNY; this comes from the coding sequence ATGTCTGATAACAAGAATTCTGCAGCGAAACGCAAAGGCGGCCTCGGCCGAGGCCTGGGCTCTCTTTTGGAGGGCAATAAGTACACCGGCAAAACAGAGTCTTCCACCACAAACGACGTAAATACTATCGCAGATATAGCCATTGAATACATACAGACCAACCCTTACCAGCCGCGCACCCATTTCGACCAGGCTGCGCTGGAGGAGTTGGCAGAGTCTATTAAGGTACAGGGCATTATCCAGCCTATCACCGTTCGCCAGTTAGGGCCGAACAGCTATCAGCTGATTTCGGGGGAGCGCCGTTACCAGGCCTCCAAAATTGCCGGGCTGACCGTTATACCTGCCTTTATCCGCAAGGCAGACGACCAGCAGATGCTGGAGATGGCCCTGATCGAGAACATCCAGCGTGAGAACCTGAACGCCATTGAAATCGCCCTTTCCTATCAGCGCCTACTCACCGAGTGCAGCCTGAAACAGGAGGAGCTGGGCGACCGCGTGGGCAAGAAGCGCACAACCGTTACCAATTACCTGCGCCTGCTTAAGCTTCCGCCGGATATCCAGATCGCCCTGCGCGACAACGTCATCTCTATGGGCCATGCCCGTGCCCTCATCAACATCGACACCATTGAGCAGCAGCTGGATGTGTTTAAAGAGGTGGTGGCCAAGGAGCTGTCGGTGCGTAAGGTAGAGGAACTGGTACGCAACCTGCAGAATGCGAAGAAAAAGCCGGACGCGCAGCAGAAGCTGCAGTTTGGCAAGTATGACGAGGAACTGAAGTCTGTGGAGAGCAAGCTTACCTCCCAGTTCGGCACCAAGATTCAGGTGAAAGCCAACAACGACGGCAAAGGCGAAATCAAAATCCCTTTTGTGTCGGTGGATGAGCTAAACCGCATCCTGGAAATTTTAAACTATTAA
- the apaG gene encoding Co2+/Mg2+ efflux protein ApaG, whose protein sequence is MDTKTTEGVKVTVTTNYLPDYSSPVQQHFVFAYRIKIENKSEFTVKLLRRHWYIHDATGVVREVEGEGVVGQQPVLEPGEMHEYVSGCNLKTGIGKMRGNYLMERLVDGRQFKANIPEFTLVVPYKLN, encoded by the coding sequence ATGGATACAAAAACAACGGAAGGTGTAAAAGTAACGGTTACGACGAATTACTTGCCGGACTATTCCAGCCCGGTGCAACAGCACTTTGTTTTTGCCTATAGAATAAAAATAGAGAACAAAAGCGAGTTCACGGTAAAGCTCCTGCGCCGCCACTGGTACATACACGATGCCACGGGCGTTGTGCGCGAGGTGGAGGGAGAAGGCGTTGTGGGGCAGCAGCCTGTGCTGGAGCCCGGCGAGATGCACGAGTACGTGTCGGGCTGCAACCTGAAGACGGGGATCGGCAAGATGCGCGGCAACTACCTGATGGAGCGCCTCGTGGATGGCCGCCAGTTCAAAGCCAACATTCCCGAGTTTACGCTGGTTGTTCCTTACAAGCTCAACTAA
- a CDS encoding DUF5683 domain-containing protein: MRLRIGAVAWLLGLVLYFAPAPSQAQVITEGPDSVRVPVEAVVMDTINEEKWFFLSEWDRPAKAAVFSAIIPGAGQFYNKSYWKIPIVYATGAVLGYFYVTNNNNYQDYRKALIQRVDNDPTTVDKFADAPYLGTSNGQTAVNALKYRRDYWRRNRDLTVILSVAAYTLQIAEAYVHAHLKEFDVSDDLALRMQPNLLPVSSQPGTLTPGFTLTLYTKSR, from the coding sequence ATGAGGCTGAGGATAGGCGCTGTGGCATGGCTGTTGGGCTTGGTGTTATACTTTGCCCCGGCTCCCTCCCAGGCCCAGGTGATAACCGAGGGCCCCGATTCGGTGCGTGTGCCTGTTGAGGCGGTGGTGATGGACACCATCAACGAGGAAAAGTGGTTTTTCCTGAGCGAATGGGACCGGCCAGCGAAAGCGGCTGTGTTTTCAGCCATTATTCCCGGTGCCGGCCAGTTCTACAACAAGTCATACTGGAAGATCCCGATCGTTTATGCCACCGGGGCTGTGCTCGGCTACTTCTACGTGACCAACAACAATAATTACCAGGACTACCGGAAGGCGCTGATCCAGCGGGTAGACAATGACCCTACAACGGTAGATAAATTTGCCGATGCACCTTATCTGGGCACATCCAACGGGCAAACCGCTGTAAACGCCCTGAAGTACCGCCGGGACTACTGGCGGCGCAACCGCGACCTGACGGTGATACTCTCGGTGGCGGCTTATACCTTACAAATAGCGGAGGCTTATGTGCACGCCCACCTAAAGGAGTTTGACGTGAGCGATGACCTTGCCCTGCGCATGCAGCCCAACCTCCTCCCGGTTTCCTCCCAGCCAGGCACGTTAACGCCAGGCTTTACATTGACGCTTTACACAAAATCCAGATGA
- the dapB gene encoding 4-hydroxy-tetrahydrodipicolinate reductase, with protein MRILLIGYGKMGKIIEQIAVAKGHEVVGKISHTNSEELQQYTSGNTDVAIEFTHPTSAFANISYCLSQGIPVVSGSTGWLEKFDEATQLCEQHKGAFFYASNFSVGVNLFFHFNAYIASKMQEYKEYEVAIREIHHLQKVDKPSGTGITTAEGILASYKDLSGWVSDNPEEKAKLNIASEREPDVVGTHIVTYSSDIDTIELGHTAHSRAGFAEGAVMAAAWLQGRQGVYGMKDMLNL; from the coding sequence ATGAGAATCCTTTTGATAGGCTATGGCAAGATGGGTAAGATCATTGAGCAGATAGCTGTGGCCAAAGGCCACGAAGTAGTTGGCAAGATCAGCCATACAAATAGCGAGGAACTTCAGCAGTACACCTCCGGTAATACGGATGTTGCCATTGAATTTACGCACCCGACTTCTGCCTTCGCCAATATCAGTTACTGCCTGTCGCAGGGAATCCCGGTTGTATCCGGCTCCACAGGCTGGCTTGAGAAGTTTGATGAGGCCACGCAGCTGTGCGAGCAACACAAGGGCGCCTTTTTCTACGCCTCTAACTTCAGCGTGGGTGTAAACCTGTTCTTCCACTTTAACGCCTACATCGCCAGCAAAATGCAGGAGTACAAGGAGTACGAGGTAGCCATCCGCGAGATTCACCACCTGCAGAAGGTTGATAAACCAAGCGGAACAGGCATTACCACAGCAGAAGGCATACTGGCCAGCTACAAAGATTTAAGCGGCTGGGTGAGCGATAATCCGGAAGAAAAAGCTAAATTAAACATTGCTTCGGAGCGTGAGCCGGACGTAGTTGGTACGCACATTGTTACCTACAGCTCGGACATCGACACCATTGAGCTCGGGCACACCGCCCACAGCCGCGCCGGTTTTGCCGAAGGCGCCGTGATGGCCGCAGCCTGGCTGCAGGGTCGCCAGGGCGTGTACGGCATGAAAGACATGCTGAACCTATAA
- a CDS encoding beta-N-acetylhexosaminidase, protein MKNTLAFLGCLLCFVLLSRSTQAQYAANIIPKPQQVHSLKSKPVTLSSDSRIYYDARFKPQADYLRQLLQEQTGLNLSLEANGKGARKSGITLQFDTVTVTKPEMYVLESANGKVTLKAGSVNGVVYGIQSLLQLFPVQQANKVQVEPVKIVDFPQHGYRGMHLDVSRHIFPLSFVKKYIDYLAFHKFNNFHWHLSDDQGWRIEIKSYPKLNTVGSWRNATLIGHFKDKPARYDSTRYGGFYTQEQVKEVIAYAKVRGINIIPEIDIPGHSRATIAAYPEFSTRPDTTWNVATTWGMYNRQNNVLAPRPETFKFLKAVFEEVADLFPSPYIHIGGDECSKMWWKASPQAQEFIKQHNLKDEKGLQTYFVEQVAGYLSAKGKKVIGWHEILEGDLDTSTVVMNWAGDKEGTAAAMRNHYVIMSPGKPLYFDHYQTQNPNDSLAIHGYNPLDAVYNFSPVPQALQGKPQAKYILGAQANVWTEYMGSPAKVEYMVFPRMTALSEALWSDPGQKNFDDFKRRLEQNVIPRYKAWGSSYCTDYANWTLDAQ, encoded by the coding sequence ATGAAAAACACCCTTGCCTTCTTAGGCTGCTTGCTTTGCTTCGTGCTTCTCTCCCGCTCTACGCAGGCGCAATACGCAGCCAACATCATTCCAAAGCCGCAACAGGTACACAGCCTGAAGAGTAAACCTGTTACCCTGAGTAGCGACAGCCGCATTTATTACGACGCCCGGTTTAAGCCACAAGCCGACTACCTGCGCCAGCTGCTGCAGGAGCAAACAGGCCTTAACCTTTCCTTAGAGGCAAATGGCAAGGGAGCTCGAAAGTCAGGCATTACGCTGCAGTTCGATACCGTTACGGTCACAAAGCCGGAAATGTACGTACTGGAATCTGCCAACGGAAAGGTAACGCTTAAAGCCGGCAGTGTGAACGGAGTTGTGTACGGCATACAGTCGCTGCTGCAGCTGTTTCCGGTGCAGCAGGCAAACAAGGTACAGGTGGAGCCGGTGAAAATCGTTGACTTCCCGCAACACGGCTACCGCGGCATGCACCTGGATGTTAGCCGCCATATCTTCCCGCTCTCATTCGTTAAGAAATATATTGACTACCTGGCCTTCCATAAGTTCAACAACTTTCACTGGCACCTGTCGGACGACCAGGGTTGGCGCATTGAAATCAAAAGCTATCCCAAACTTAACACTGTCGGCTCCTGGCGCAACGCCACGCTCATCGGGCACTTTAAAGATAAGCCTGCCCGCTACGACTCCACGCGCTACGGCGGCTTCTATACACAGGAGCAAGTAAAGGAGGTTATTGCCTACGCCAAGGTGCGCGGCATCAACATTATACCTGAGATCGACATCCCGGGCCACAGCCGCGCCACCATTGCCGCCTACCCTGAGTTCAGCACCCGCCCCGACACCACCTGGAACGTAGCAACCACCTGGGGCATGTACAACCGCCAGAACAACGTACTGGCCCCACGGCCGGAAACATTTAAGTTCTTAAAAGCCGTTTTTGAGGAGGTCGCCGACCTGTTTCCGTCTCCGTACATCCACATCGGCGGCGATGAGTGCAGTAAAATGTGGTGGAAAGCCAGCCCACAGGCACAGGAATTCATTAAGCAGCACAACCTGAAAGATGAGAAGGGGCTGCAGACTTACTTCGTGGAGCAAGTGGCGGGGTACCTTTCCGCCAAAGGCAAAAAAGTGATTGGCTGGCACGAAATACTGGAGGGCGACCTGGACACCTCTACCGTTGTGATGAACTGGGCCGGTGACAAAGAAGGGACCGCAGCAGCCATGCGCAACCACTACGTGATCATGTCGCCGGGCAAGCCGCTTTACTTTGACCATTACCAAACCCAAAATCCCAACGACAGCCTGGCCATCCACGGCTATAACCCGCTGGACGCCGTTTACAACTTCAGCCCCGTTCCGCAGGCGCTGCAAGGCAAGCCGCAGGCAAAGTATATTTTGGGCGCACAGGCCAACGTCTGGACCGAATACATGGGCAGCCCGGCTAAAGTAGAGTACATGGTGTTCCCGCGAATGACAGCCCTGAGCGAGGCGCTGTGGTCCGACCCTGGGCAGAAGAACTTTGATGACTTTAAGCGAAGGCTGGAGCAGAATGTGATCCCGAGGTACAAAGCCTGGGGCAGCAGCTACTGCACCGACTATGCTAACTGGACCCTGGATGCGCAGTAG
- a CDS encoding O-methyltransferase: MSYIRLAADYLLYRMRAYKLHGVHSPFVFDLYHNVLHHTGHYPAYDRVETLRDQLLEDNRELRITDFGAGSKSINQHVRRIKAIARTSAKPPKYGQLLFRLVNHFQPQTILELGTSLGLTTSYLAEARRKADIHTFEGCPSIARVARENFKKQGLKNINLVEGNLDETLEKQLQQLDRLDFAFLDGNHRYEPTIRYFESCLAKSHENTVLVLDDIYWSAEMKRAWQDIKRHPQVRQTVDLYFVGLVFLRTQQPKENFTLYY, encoded by the coding sequence GTGTCTTACATAAGATTAGCCGCTGACTACCTGCTCTACCGGATGCGCGCCTATAAGCTGCACGGCGTCCACTCCCCTTTCGTATTTGACCTGTACCACAACGTACTGCACCATACGGGCCACTACCCTGCTTACGACCGCGTAGAGACCCTGCGCGACCAGTTGCTCGAGGATAACCGGGAGCTGCGGATCACTGACTTCGGCGCCGGCTCAAAAAGTATAAACCAGCACGTGCGCCGCATAAAGGCCATAGCCCGCACATCGGCCAAGCCACCCAAGTACGGCCAGCTGCTGTTCCGTCTCGTTAACCACTTCCAGCCCCAAACCATACTTGAGCTCGGCACATCGCTTGGGCTTACCACCTCCTACTTAGCTGAGGCCCGCAGAAAGGCAGATATTCATACTTTTGAGGGATGCCCCAGCATTGCACGGGTGGCGCGGGAGAACTTTAAAAAACAGGGCCTGAAGAATATTAACCTGGTGGAGGGCAACCTGGATGAAACGCTGGAGAAGCAGCTGCAACAGCTAGACCGGCTGGATTTCGCCTTTCTGGACGGAAACCACCGCTATGAGCCGACGATACGCTACTTTGAGAGCTGCCTGGCAAAGAGCCATGAAAACACCGTACTGGTGCTGGATGATATTTACTGGTCTGCAGAAATGAAGCGCGCCTGGCAAGATATTAAACGCCACCCGCAGGTGCGCCAAACAGTGGACCTATACTTTGTGGGGCTGGTGTTCTTGCGCACGCAACAGCCTAAGGAGAATTTTACACTTTACTACTAG
- the kdsA gene encoding 3-deoxy-8-phosphooctulonate synthase: MFEIPKLKYTDSGNFFLMAGPCAIEGEEMAMQIAERIKTISDKLQLPWIFKGSYRKANRSRLDSFSGIGDEKALRILEKVGKEFDVPTVTDIHESDEAAMAAAYVDVLQIPAFLCRQTDLLVAAAKTGKVVNIKKGQFLSGEAMRFAVDKVRESGNDKVVLTDRGNSFGYSDLVVDFRNIPAMQQTGAPVVMDITHSLQQPNQSSGVTGGKPALIETIAKAAIAVGADGLFIETHPQPSIAKSDGANMLPLDQLEALMQKLIRIRQAIQ; the protein is encoded by the coding sequence ATGTTCGAGATACCGAAACTGAAGTATACAGACAGCGGCAACTTCTTCCTGATGGCCGGCCCTTGCGCCATTGAAGGGGAGGAGATGGCCATGCAGATAGCTGAGCGCATCAAAACCATTTCTGATAAGCTGCAGCTTCCGTGGATATTTAAAGGCTCATACCGCAAAGCCAACCGTTCCCGCCTGGATTCTTTCTCGGGCATTGGCGATGAGAAGGCTCTCCGCATTCTGGAGAAGGTAGGTAAGGAGTTTGACGTGCCCACCGTAACCGACATTCACGAAAGCGACGAGGCTGCCATGGCCGCAGCATATGTGGATGTGTTGCAGATCCCGGCTTTCCTGTGTCGCCAGACAGACCTGCTGGTGGCGGCGGCTAAAACAGGCAAGGTGGTGAACATCAAAAAAGGCCAGTTCCTGTCTGGGGAGGCCATGCGCTTTGCCGTTGATAAGGTACGGGAGTCTGGAAACGACAAGGTGGTTCTGACGGACAGAGGCAACAGCTTTGGCTACTCGGATCTGGTGGTAGACTTCCGCAACATCCCGGCCATGCAGCAGACAGGTGCGCCAGTGGTGATGGACATCACCCACTCGCTGCAGCAGCCAAACCAAAGCTCTGGTGTTACCGGCGGCAAACCGGCTCTGATCGAAACAATTGCAAAAGCGGCCATTGCCGTAGGTGCTGACGGCCTTTTCATTGAAACGCACCCGCAGCCAAGTATAGCCAAGTCTGACGGCGCTAACATGCTGCCCCTGGACCAGCTGGAGGCGCTGATGCAGAAACTGATTCGCATCCGCCAGGCAATTCAGTAA
- a CDS encoding methyltransferase domain-containing protein, with amino-acid sequence MNQEFSAAYWQQRYQQGQTGWDVGGITAPLREYFDQLQNKALRILIPGCGHAYEAEYLHNLGFTQVYVADLAEAPLQQFASRVPGFPKAHLLQADFFSLEGQYDLVVEQTFFCALPPDLRPNYARKCAELLYPGGKLMGLLFDTAFSSPGPPFGGDREEYRAYFSPYFDFLHFETAYNSIPPRQGRELFILLQKQAAE; translated from the coding sequence ATGAACCAAGAATTTAGCGCAGCATACTGGCAGCAGCGTTACCAACAAGGCCAGACAGGCTGGGACGTTGGAGGTATAACGGCACCGCTCCGAGAATATTTTGATCAGCTGCAAAACAAAGCACTGCGGATTTTAATTCCGGGCTGCGGCCACGCCTATGAGGCTGAGTACCTGCATAACCTGGGCTTTACGCAGGTGTATGTTGCTGACCTGGCGGAGGCGCCGTTACAGCAATTCGCAAGCCGTGTGCCTGGTTTTCCGAAAGCGCACCTGCTGCAGGCGGATTTCTTTTCCCTGGAGGGGCAGTACGACCTGGTAGTGGAGCAGACCTTCTTCTGTGCCCTGCCTCCCGACCTGCGGCCAAACTATGCCCGTAAATGCGCAGAGCTCCTCTACCCGGGTGGCAAGCTCATGGGCCTGCTCTTTGATACCGCCTTCTCCAGCCCGGGACCACCCTTTGGCGGAGACCGGGAGGAGTACCGCGCGTACTTCAGCCCTTATTTCGATTTTTTGCACTTCGAGACAGCCTACAACTCCATACCGCCGAGGCAGGGGCGTGAGCTGTTTATACTGCTGCAGAAGCAGGCAGCGGAGTAA
- the ung gene encoding uracil-DNA glycosylase, with translation MNVKIEESWQNVLQDEFEKPYFKNLVSFVKDEYNSQKVYPAGTQIFNAFQLCPFDKVEVVILGQDPYHGPNQANGLAFSVSDEVRTPPSLLNIFKEIKSDLGKDMPATGNLERWAKQGVLLLNATLTVRAGNAGSHQKKGWEEFTDAVVKKVNDLKENVVFMLWGAYAQKKGAFIDDSKHLVLKAAHPSPFAADRGFFGSRHFSKANSYLEEHGKKPIDW, from the coding sequence ATGAATGTAAAGATAGAAGAAAGCTGGCAAAATGTCTTACAAGATGAATTTGAAAAGCCATATTTCAAGAACTTAGTTTCCTTTGTAAAGGACGAGTATAATTCTCAGAAAGTTTATCCGGCGGGCACCCAGATTTTCAATGCGTTTCAGCTGTGCCCTTTTGATAAGGTTGAGGTGGTGATACTGGGCCAGGACCCTTACCACGGGCCCAACCAGGCAAACGGGCTGGCTTTTTCTGTGAGCGACGAGGTGCGTACGCCCCCGTCCTTGCTCAATATCTTTAAGGAGATTAAAAGTGATTTGGGGAAAGACATGCCCGCCACCGGCAACCTGGAGCGGTGGGCAAAGCAGGGCGTGCTGCTGCTAAACGCTACCCTTACCGTGCGTGCAGGCAATGCGGGCTCGCATCAGAAGAAGGGGTGGGAGGAGTTTACCGATGCCGTAGTGAAGAAAGTGAACGACCTGAAGGAGAACGTGGTGTTTATGCTGTGGGGGGCGTATGCCCAGAAGAAAGGCGCCTTTATCGACGACAGCAAACACCTGGTGCTGAAAGCGGCACACCCGTCCCCGTTCGCCGCCGACCGAGGGTTTTTCGGTAGCCGCCACTTTAGCAAAGCCAACAGCTATTTAGAGGAACACGGCAAGAAACCCATCGACTGGTAA